AAGAAATGAAACAAATGGTGATCGATATCCTCCAAACAGACGAGGGAAAAAAAGCGATAAAAGAAGCGGCTAGTGGAACCTCAGTTGGCGGAAATAAAAAGTTAGCTTTAGGTGATGAAGAGGTAAAAAAAATCATTCAAAATGAATTTCTATCTAATGATAATATAATGAAATTAAAAGAAATGTATAATGATCCTACATTCACTTCACAATTGGGAAAAGCATTGAAAAAAGAAAACGAAGGTTTGATGAAGGATCTAATGAAAGATCCAGAATATCGAAAAATGTTACTTGAGACCATGAACGATCCTGAATATCAAAAAATGATCCTTGAACTTTTAAAATCAAATACCTATCGAAAACAGATGATGATGGTGATCAAGGAGTCGTTAGAAAGTCCACTTTTTCAAGAAGATCTTCTGAAATTAATGAAAAAAGCAAATGAAGAGGCTTTAAAACCGAAAAAAGAAGGACAAAAGGATCAAGGAGAAGGTGGCCCTAAAGATAAACAGGAAGGATCAAAATAATAGTTACTGCCCATTTTGGCAAACCATGAGAAAGGGCTGACCATTAGGTCTGCCCTTTTATCTGTTCATATTAAGCTTTTTCAATCACTTTTTGGGCTAGTTGTTGATAAAGTTCGCCTGTAGCACTTCCTTGTGGATAAACAGATGGAGCAAATTCATCCTCATCATCCCTTAAGGGAGCCCCTAATGGGATTTGAAGAAGCAACTCAGTATCTAACTCCTCAGCTAGTTTTTTACCGCCATCTTTACCGAAGATGTAAGCCTTTTCTCCATTTGAACACTCATAAAAAGACATATTCTCAACAACGCCTAAAACTTCATGATTTGTTTTTAAAGCCATTGTACCTGCTCTAGCTGCTACAAAGGCAGCAGTTGCATGTGGTGTTGTCACAATGATTTCTTTGCTTTGGGGAATGGTGTTATGAACATCAAGTGCCATATCGCCAGTTCCTGGTGGTA
This Tepidibacillus fermentans DNA region includes the following protein-coding sequences:
- the gerD gene encoding spore germination lipoprotein GerD — its product is MLLISLFFSGCNAVKSPSSSPNYKEMKQMVIDILQTDEGKKAIKEAASGTSVGGNKKLALGDEEVKKIIQNEFLSNDNIMKLKEMYNDPTFTSQLGKALKKENEGLMKDLMKDPEYRKMLLETMNDPEYQKMILELLKSNTYRKQMMMVIKESLESPLFQEDLLKLMKKANEEALKPKKEGQKDQGEGGPKDKQEGSK